A stretch of the Aegilops tauschii subsp. strangulata cultivar AL8/78 chromosome 4, Aet v6.0, whole genome shotgun sequence genome encodes the following:
- the LOC109782893 gene encoding nucleotide pyrophosphatase/phosphodiesterase — MGMAHVALAAVLAMAAAAATASASPALGIQPLSKIAIHKATVHLDLHRSSAYVRATPALLGNQDEDTVWVTVKYGWDNPTPDDWIAVFSPADFISGTCPNPERYPAEPLLCTAPIKYQYANYSANYLKGGKGSIRLQLINQRADFSFALFTGGLENPKLVSVSKKAVFKNPKAPVFPRLAQGKTHDEMTVTWTSGYDVSEAYPFVEWGMAGAAGTRTPAGTLTFNRGSMCGEPARTVGWREPGFIHTAFMRNLWPNKEYFYKIGHELSDGTVVWAKPYTFRAPPTPGQNSLQRIIVFGDMGKAERDGSNEFANYQPGSLNTTDRLIEDLDNYDIVFHIGDMPYANGYLSQWDQFTAQVAPISAKKPYMVASGNHERDWPNTGGFFDVEDSGGECGVPAETMYYYPAENRANFWYKVDYGMFRFCVADSEHDWREGTPQYKFIEECLSTVDRKHQPWLIFTAHRVLGYSSNSWYADQGSFEEPEGRESLQKLWQKYRVDIAYFGHVHNYERTCPLYQSQCVNSEKSHYSGTMNGTIFVVAGGGGSHLSEYTTAIPKWSIFRDHDYGFTKLTAFNHSSLLFEYMKSSDGKVYDSFTIHRDYRDVLSCVHDSCFPTTLAS, encoded by the exons ATGGGGATGGCGCATGTCGCCCTGGCAGCGGTGCTGGCcatggcggcagcggcggcgacggcgagcgcgTCGCCGGCCCTGGGAATCCAGCCGCTGTCCAAGATCGCCATCCACAAGGCCACCGTTCACCTTGACCTCCACCGCTCCTCCGCGTACGTGCGGGCGACGCCGGCGCTGCTCGGCAACCAG GACGAAGACACTGTGTGGGTCACCGTCAAGTACGGCTGGGATAACCCCACCCCCGACGACTGGATCGCCGTCTTCTCCCCCGCCGATTTCAT CTCGGGCACGTGCCCTAACCCCGAGAGGTACCCCGCCGAGCCGCTGCTATGCACGGCGCCGATCAAG TATCAGTACGCCAACTACTCGGCGAACTACCTCAAAGGTGGCAAGGGCAGCATCCGGCTCCAGCTCATCAACCAGCGCGCCGACTTCTCCTTCGCCCTCTTCACCGGCGGCCTCGAAAAC CCGAAGCTGGTGTCGGTGTCGAAGAAGGCGGTGTTCAAGAACCCCAAGGCGCCGGTGTTCCCGCGGCTGGCGCAGGGCAAGACCCACGACGAGATGACGGTGACGTGGACCAGCGGCTACGACGTCAGCGAGGCCTACCCGTTCGTGGAGTGGGGCATGGCCGGCGCCGCCGGCACGCGCACGCCCGCCGGGACACTCACCTTCAACCGCGGCAGCATGTGCG GCGAGCCGGCGCGAACGGTTGGGTGGAGGGAACCCGGGTTCATCCACACGGCGTTCATGAGGAACCTGTGGCCCAACAAAGA GTACTTCTACAAGATTGGGCATGAGCTCTCCGACGGAACCGTGGTGTGGGCTAAGCCCTACACCTTCCGGGCACCGCCAACCCCCGGGCAGAACTCGCTGCAGCGCATCATCGTCTTCGGTGACATGGGAAAG GCGGAGAGGGATGGATCAAACGAGTTCGCCAACTACCAGCCGGGGTCGCTCAACACGACGGATAGGTTGATTGAAGATCTGGACAACTACGACATCGTCTTCCACATCGGCGACATGCCCTACGCCAACGGGTACCTCTCCCAGTGGGACCAGTTCACCGCACAGGTCGCCCCCATCAGCGCCAAGAAGCCCTACATGGTTGCAAG CGGCAACCACGAGAGGGACTGGCCCAACACCGGCGGGTTTTTCGACGTCGAGGACTCCGGCGGTGAATGCGGGGTGCCTGCCGAGACCATGTACTACTACCCGGCCGAAAACAGAGCAAACTTCTG GTACAAAGTGGACTACGGGATGTTCCGGTTCTGCGTGGCGGACTCGGAGCACGACTGGCGGGAGGGGACTCCGCAGTACAAGTTCATCGAGGAGTGCCTCTCCACGGTGGACCGCAAGCACCAGCCGTGGCTCATCTTCACGGCGCACCGGGTGCTCGGCTACTCCTCCAACTCGTGGTACGCCGACCAGGGCTCCTTCGAGGAGCCCGAGGGCCGGGAGAGCCTGCAGAAGCTGTGGCAGAAGTACCGCGTCGACATTGCCTACTTCGGCCACGTCCACAACTACGAGCGCACATGCCCGCTCTACCAGAGCCAGTGCGTCAACAGCGAGAAGAGCCACTACTCGGGCACCATGAACGGGACCATCTTCGTCGtggccggtggcggcggcagcCACCTGTCGGAGTACACCACCGCGATCCCCAAGTGGAGCATATTCAGGGATCACGACTACGGGTTCACCAAGCTGACGGCCTTCAACCACTCATCGCTTTTGTTCGAGTACATGAAGAGCAGCGATGGCAAGGTGTATGACTCCTTCACCATCCACAGGGACTACCGCGACGTGCTCAGCTGCGTGCACGACAGTTGCTTCCCCACCACGCTCGCTAGCTGA
- the LOC109782889 gene encoding non-specific lipid-transfer protein 4-like codes for MAAAGWFLAAGAIVTATLLSGCALAAPAAGTPTPASSSSLDCDTVTSLLTGCAAFVTRGQSVAPLPAPGTPCCEGVDGLYAVAADSPDNWRSVCRCMGGLVRRYWSNASAIALLPGLCGVSPVSTAHAVTYCTSIP; via the exons ATGGCGGCCGCGGGGTGGTTTCTAGCCGCCGGAGCCATCGTCACGGCCACCCTGCTGTCAGGCTGCGCCCTGGCGGCGCCCGCGGCCGGCACGCCCACGCCggcgtcgtcctcctcgctgGACTGTGACACGGTGACGTCGCTGCTGACGGGCTGCGCGGCTTTCGTCACGCGCGGCCAGAGCGTGGCGCCCCTGCCGGCTCCGGGCACGCCGTGCTGCGAGGGGGTGGACGGCCTGTACGCCGTCGCGGCGGACTCGCCGGACAACTGGCGCTCCGTGTGCCGCTGCATGGGTGGGCTCGTCAGGCGGTACTGGTCCAACGCGTCCGCCATCGCGCTGCTGCCGGGGCTCTGCGGCGTCTCGCCGGTGTCCACCGCGCACGCGGTCACCTACTGCACAAG CATCCCTTGA